The sequence ACTGAGACCTGGACAGAATCTCTCGATACTTCAGGAGTTTTTTTTTCTGAAAGAATATATCCTTTTTGATCTAGAGATATTTTTTTTCTTACTTTTGTTCCGTCTTCAAATTCCATTTCTATATATTTCCCTTCTTGAATTAATTTATTGTTTGTAATATATACACCAAGATATGGAACCCCTGATAAGGCTCCTGTAACTTGTATGGGCAGCGTTTTATCTATGGGTACTTCCACTCCTTTGTATTCTTTAATTCCTTTTCTACTTTTTGTAAGTATGTAAGTGCCTAGTTTAGTATCATTTTTATATAAAATAAGGGTATGAGGATCGAGCTTGGATTTAACATTCTCCTCTTTAAGAATAGATAAGTTATATTTTCTTTTATCTTCTATAAAATCATTAATTTCTCTCTTAGATAGCATCTTATAATTGGTACTGCTATATAAAAAATAACTACTAAAACCTATTATTATTAATAAACTTAGTAAAACTAATTTCAGATTACGGTATAAAGCCATATTTGTTTTCCCCTTTACCATGTCATTAAAACACACCCATATTTTAACATATAAGAAGGAGATAAGTTCTTATAATTTCGATTATGTTAACCTTAGTAAATATATAGAAAAGGTGAGATGAATATTGGAAAGCCAGCTAACTAAACAAAATCTGATAAATAAATTAGATAACGTTCTTAAAGAAAATATGTCTAGAGAGCAATTTAATTACTGGGCCTATAAATGGGTTCAAAATCTAGATAGTAGAAATAGACTTTCTTCTGAGGAGGATAAACTACATGAATACCTTATTTTCTTGCTATGTATTGATTTAGAAATTGAACCGAATATATACTTTCATGAAGATATAGAAATACAAGAATGGATTGAAAAAATAACACTAGGCATTCCATTAACTTAATATAGGTATTTCAATGATTGCTTATAACGAACTTCAGGTAACTAAGGGAGGGTTTTTCATAAGTTCTTATGAATATCAATCAGTAATGAATAACACTAAATGGCAGGAAATTAGAAATGCAATGAACGATTGTCCTATAAATACAATTTGGAGAACACAGGATTTAAAAACTAAGTATATAAGTAATTGGGATGGAGATTGGTTTTATCATTTCAAAGGTAGCTATAAAAACATTGAGTGGTTAGAAATAAAGGTCGAAAATTTAGAAGAGAAGGATCAGGTGATAAATATACTTAGAACAATTAACATACCAGGAGAAACAAAAGGTGATGTTATAAAAGTTTATGGCTACGTTCAAAACAATAATCCTATAGATTATTTATAATAGTTAATGGTTCTGATAATCCATTTTATGGTAACTAGAAGACTATAGTATATAGGCTGTATTAGGGAAGAAAAGAGTAAGGAGTGCTAAAGTGTCTGTTGAAAGAGATAATATGATTAATTCTTTAAGAAAAAATGTTATTCCTACTTTGAGAGATCGTGGTTTTAAAGGTTCCTTTCCTCATTTTTATCGAAAACTGGAGAATCGTGTTGATTTGTTAATGTTTCAATTTAGTGCTTGGGGTGGAGTGCTCTACGTAGAGGTTTCTAAATGTTCTCCAGAAGGTCATATAGATGTATCTGAAACGTTTTATACACCTAGCAAGGTAAAGGTCTATAATATTGATACCGCCTATAGACAAAGGTTAGGAAAAGAAATAGATGAAATGTTTAAATTTAATAAAGATAACACAAAAGTGATTTCATTGAACGTGAGAGAATCATTGAAAGAAGGGGAAGAATGGTGGAATTCTTCTGCTAATTGGTGGGTTTAATATACATAATTAAGTAACGATAAGAGTTGTTGTGTACACTTAAGTTGTATATGATATTCATAGTTATAAGTGCTTAAAAGGTGGGGATATTGTATGAAAGATAATTTGATAAAGAAGATATATGAACAGGGCTATCCTAATGCACAAACTGCACCTTTAGTGTCTCTAGAAGAGTTTTTTAAAGGTAATGAAGATGAAGGTTCTATTGGCTGTAATCTTATGGACCATCCAGGAATTGATACTTTTTATTCTGTTTTACTGGAAATTAAAAGTAAGCCAAGTGTACAAGACGTACTTGTTGAAATTATGGAAGTGGAAGACGAGGAATATTGGCCATTTTCTGAAAGAATATATATCCTATCAAGTGCTAATCCCGAAGAAATAGAGGAATGGGTTAAAATCTTAGAACCTGACGAAATAGAAGAAGGTTATATGTTTGGTCCCCCCCCTATTGCTCCAGAGTTGTATCCTAATCATAAAGTGTTTGGAGTTTGGTGGGATTGATAAATAAAGCTTTATCTAGTGCTTACGAAACTGGTTCTTTTTATGAAGGCAATATGGACTTTAGAGAATCAATTTTTAATTTAGAGCCAAAATTGATAGAACTCGATGATCTTGAAACTTTGAAGTATTTATATTTCAAAATAAAGGACATTTCTCTACGTCATAAATTACTCTTGGTGTTACGAGATATCTATAATTCTCAGCTTGGTGGATTTTTTCAAAAGGCCTATAAGAAAGAGCGAGATTTAGAAATGAAATTAATAGCTGTACGTGGTTTAGTGAAATACGTTGAAGAACATCAAATAAGTAAAATTATGAATCATTTCATGAAAATCTTGATAAAGAGGCCTGAACACACTCCTTACAATTATAAAGAATATGAATATTTGCGTTCACCAAGTGGATTACCTTATCTAATTAAGGAATATAATTATAACTGCTTTCATCAAGTATTAGAGCAAGTAGAAAAACAGTATGAAGCTATGCCCTTCCAGTTTAAGAATCATTATACGTACTATGAAAATGATAACATAGTCGAACTACGAAGCCCTGATGAGACTAATCAAATGATTGAAGACTTCTTTAAAATAAATTAACTTCTAAAAGACGTTAGGCTAATGTTCTAACGTCTTTTGTTATCTAGGAGCCACATTATATGAACTAACTTTGTATATCCTGTGCATATGAAAAATACAATTTGAAGAACAAACAAGTTCTCTAACGTTTTTATTTGCCTATTATCCTTCAATCTTCAGAACCTTGACCTCATCTTTTACGGAAAATGTGATAACTACAGATCCTTCAGGTGGATTATGAGGACCTGTAAACGTATCATATTTCACCTTCACTATGAAATCATAGTTTGAGAATCCACCGGATACACGCTTCACGCTCAAAATATCTGCATTCCACAAACTATAGCTACGATCAGGGTATTTCGTCCGAATTGCTTTGTCCGCATAGGGATTCAATAACATCAAAAAGGCATCATAGAAATCTGTATGCTGCTGCTTGATAGACGGTTGAGGAGCAGCTTCTGTATATGTGGTACCTATACCTCCTCCTGTTAACCATATGGCAAAAGCCGTAGCGACTAGCAATTGTCTCATATGTTATCCTCCTCGTACTTATTTCAGCTAGTTTCCCCATAAGGACATGAATGATACGAATCGTCTAAAAGAAGGATTTACGTAAATTAGAAATGAATATCCTCTATATAAAGTCGATGTTAAAAATAGGAGTAATGAAAGGAATTTACGTATTTCGAAACAGAACAAAGGACGGGCTCTCCTCATGAATATGGACTAAACAGAGCAGCCTGAAAGGAATGATAAAATGAGATTTAAATACTATCGGAACCTGAATCAACATGAAACCTATGTAACAACAAAAAAACAGCTTAAGAATCACTTTTCGTCCCTTACTGACTTAGATATTTTATTTGGGTTAACCAGACAGTTTGAATGGGATAGCAGGTGTCCTCAACATCCAAAGATAACCGGACTAGTAGTGGCGGAAGCCTCAGTACATAGAGATAGAACCCTGGACCTTTCATTCTTTCCAATAGCACGCAATACCTATTCTGAAGTTGCATATGAAGAATTTAATCATGATATATTGGCTGATTTACAAAGATGGGTAGGGGAACAGATAGAGAAACCTGATACAGCCATTGTAGGTGTTGAACAACTAGTTGTTGAATGGGTAGAAAATAAATATTTGTTACATCATGTAACATTTTTATAATTGACAACACACCTAGGTAAAATCATGATATTTTAGAGATAAATGCATGGGTAGGTGAGAAAATGATTAATTGGCATTGGGAGAAAGTTGATACCTTAGAGTGTCAAGGAAAATGGAATGAAGCAAAGGATTACATGTATGAAGAATGGAGAAAAGATTCTCTTAACGTCAAGAAATATCTTCGATTAAGTTTTTTGTGTTGGTATATAGTGGTCGAATCTGGCTGCCTTAATGATCCTAAAATCAATAGTGAAGAATATGAAAATATATTGTTAGAAATTAAGGATTTTGGTTTTAAGAATTTTGGCCAAGACTCTGAATTTTTATGGATTTATGGATATATGGTGTCTCTCTTCCCTTACTATTTTGGAGAATACGAGGAATGGGAAGAAAAGGGCCAACAAATGATTTA comes from Priestia megaterium and encodes:
- a CDS encoding DUF3888 domain-containing protein; translation: MRQLLVATAFAIWLTGGGIGTTYTEAAPQPSIKQQHTDFYDAFLMLLNPYADKAIRTKYPDRSYSLWNADILSVKRVSGGFSNYDFIVKVKYDTFTGPHNPPEGSVVITFSVKDEVKVLKIEG
- a CDS encoding DUF4304 domain-containing protein, whose translation is MSVERDNMINSLRKNVIPTLRDRGFKGSFPHFYRKLENRVDLLMFQFSAWGGVLYVEVSKCSPEGHIDVSETFYTPSKVKVYNIDTAYRQRLGKEIDEMFKFNKDNTKVISLNVRESLKEGEEWWNSSANWWV
- a CDS encoding DUF6678 family protein, giving the protein MIAYNELQVTKGGFFISSYEYQSVMNNTKWQEIRNAMNDCPINTIWRTQDLKTKYISNWDGDWFYHFKGSYKNIEWLEIKVENLEEKDQVINILRTINIPGETKGDVIKVYGYVQNNNPIDYL